In a single window of the Leptospira sanjuanensis genome:
- a CDS encoding fatty acid desaturase family protein: protein MNTELTPVPKPDLTVHRIFETLSIIAFVFLSVYLGYKLANLFQNDFAAHSYLIWAVPAVIFLSWLGADFVSGLVHFLGDSIGSENTPVLGPAFIFPFRDHHVDPKGITRHDFIETNGNNCLVSLPILVYYVFFWESAGVFSSLFALFWFFLLWGIFATNQIHKWAHQDSPLPVIKILQKYKLILGPEHHKVHHTAPHDTYFCITTGWLNPILKATKFYEALRWILRIPPAVKP from the coding sequence ATGAATACCGAACTTACTCCCGTTCCGAAACCGGACTTAACCGTTCATCGAATCTTCGAGACACTCAGCATAATCGCGTTCGTTTTTCTTTCCGTTTATCTCGGCTATAAACTCGCGAACCTTTTTCAAAACGACTTCGCGGCCCATTCGTATTTGATCTGGGCCGTGCCTGCCGTGATTTTCCTTTCCTGGCTTGGAGCCGATTTCGTTTCCGGATTGGTCCACTTTTTGGGGGATAGCATCGGTTCGGAAAACACCCCCGTTCTCGGCCCCGCTTTCATCTTTCCTTTCCGCGATCATCACGTGGATCCGAAAGGAATTACGAGACACGATTTTATCGAGACGAACGGAAACAATTGTCTCGTTTCGTTACCTATATTAGTATATTATGTTTTCTTTTGGGAATCTGCTGGCGTTTTCAGTTCGCTTTTCGCGTTGTTCTGGTTTTTCCTTTTGTGGGGAATTTTCGCGACCAACCAGATTCATAAATGGGCGCATCAGGATTCTCCTTTGCCCGTGATAAAAATATTACAAAAATATAAACTGATTTTAGGGCCGGAACACCACAAGGTTCATCACACGGCCCCACACGACACGTATTTCTGCATCACAACCGGATGGCTGAACCCGATTTTAAAAGCTACGAAGTTTTACGAAGCGCTTCGTTGGATTTTAAGAATTCCTCCCGCGGTTAAACCGTAA
- a CDS encoding SDR family oxidoreductase encodes MSAAFYKDKVVWITGASSGIGEELVKEAAKRGAKIVLSARRTKELERVKKECGLTKTNSLILPLDLEDYKKLKNVPKKAIDQFGRIDVLINNGGISQRSFTYETSIDTYEKLMDVNYFGNIALSLAVLPILRKQKSGVIASISSVAGLFGVPLRSGYSATKAALTGFYEALRAENVRENIQVSLIYPGFIKTQISNNALKGDGSKQGKMDSVIEQGIPADECARKILDGIAEKKHKIIIAGSRERFGIFMYKFFPGIFAKMIAKTKVH; translated from the coding sequence ATGAGCGCAGCGTTTTACAAAGACAAGGTGGTGTGGATCACGGGAGCCTCTTCCGGCATCGGGGAAGAACTCGTAAAGGAAGCGGCCAAACGGGGAGCGAAAATCGTTCTTTCCGCCAGAAGAACCAAGGAATTGGAAAGGGTCAAAAAAGAATGCGGCCTCACCAAAACGAACAGCCTGATTCTTCCTTTAGATTTAGAAGATTATAAAAAACTAAAGAACGTTCCCAAAAAGGCGATCGATCAATTCGGAAGAATCGACGTTCTCATCAATAACGGGGGAATCAGCCAGCGTTCCTTCACGTATGAAACCTCGATCGATACGTACGAGAAGCTGATGGACGTGAACTACTTCGGAAACATCGCGTTGTCCCTCGCCGTTCTTCCGATCTTACGCAAACAAAAGAGCGGAGTCATCGCTTCGATTTCGAGCGTAGCCGGATTGTTCGGAGTTCCTCTACGCAGCGGTTACAGCGCGACAAAGGCGGCCCTCACCGGTTTTTACGAGGCCCTTCGCGCGGAAAACGTCCGGGAGAATATTCAAGTTTCCTTAATTTATCCCGGCTTTATAAAAACTCAAATCTCCAACAACGCCCTTAAAGGCGACGGAAGCAAACAAGGTAAAATGGATTCCGTGATCGAACAAGGAATCCCCGCGGACGAATGCGCCCGCAAAATTCTGGACGGAATCGCGGAAAAGAAACACAAGATCATCATCGCAGGTTCGAGAGAAAGGTTCGGAATTTTTATGTATAAATTTTTTCCGGGGATTTTTGCGAAGATGATCGCAAAAACGAAAGTCCACTGA